Proteins encoded within one genomic window of Pedobacter africanus:
- a CDS encoding DUF5007 domain-containing protein: protein MNSVKKIMINKKQLTAVCAVFVLLLPVMFSACKKLLPTDRDTFNLEARFTQTIYKPVLGRTTLMSNNFDSQNSTLPLTFRIVNPRNNDGQVAPELIKPFDVLVWKKAYTGTEQSLAEIEAKRAIEKHPLFEVREHSGEFILWAAANNSVLKSLPDSGYTFDVEVTNNGGRRYFNNMKLQPYKERPYEPNSMDAVTGASSNAPIRPTTVLNMLGERTSTALTANDINVYLNRIGDGNSLTIRFLDSTQHVINPNKFNLTKWEKLVHGFNLEKTNTYIKYDVAFPIPLVNIPTAYTTIDGRQAQLIFSYDRLGFGGIKELGGFSFNFSIYQQGAWEIIFWFNRDNPKFENE from the coding sequence ATGAATTCAGTTAAAAAGATCATGATAAATAAAAAACAGCTGACCGCTGTATGCGCGGTTTTTGTGCTGTTGCTGCCTGTAATGTTCAGCGCCTGTAAAAAGCTGCTGCCTACAGACCGCGACACTTTTAACCTTGAAGCGCGTTTTACCCAGACCATCTATAAGCCGGTACTGGGGCGTACTACCCTGATGAGCAATAATTTTGACTCACAGAATTCTACCCTGCCTTTGACCTTCAGGATTGTAAACCCAAGGAACAACGATGGACAGGTCGCACCCGAACTCATCAAACCTTTTGATGTTTTGGTCTGGAAAAAAGCCTATACCGGAACAGAACAATCCCTGGCAGAGATTGAAGCCAAGAGGGCCATTGAAAAACACCCGCTTTTTGAGGTCCGTGAACATTCAGGAGAGTTTATTCTCTGGGCGGCGGCCAACAATTCCGTCCTTAAATCTTTGCCCGATTCAGGTTATACTTTTGATGTTGAGGTAACCAATAATGGCGGACGCCGTTATTTCAATAACATGAAACTGCAGCCTTATAAGGAAAGACCTTATGAGCCTAACTCCATGGATGCAGTTACCGGTGCCAGTTCAAATGCGCCCATAAGGCCTACAACTGTTCTGAATATGCTCGGTGAACGCACCTCTACTGCACTTACAGCAAATGACATCAATGTTTATTTAAACCGCATTGGCGATGGAAATTCCCTAACCATACGTTTTCTGGACAGTACACAGCATGTCATCAATCCCAATAAATTCAACCTCACCAAGTGGGAAAAACTGGTGCATGGTTTCAATTTGGAGAAGACCAATACCTATATAAAATATGATGTCGCATTCCCGATCCCGCTGGTAAATATTCCAACGGCATATACTACCATAGATGGCAGGCAGGCACAATTGATCTTCAGCTACGACCGTCTGGGCTTTGGCGGGATCAAAGAGCTTGGAGGTTTCTCCTTTAATTTCAGCATTTACCAGCAAGGCGCATGGGAAATCATTTTTTGGTTCAACCGGGATAACCCAAAATTCGAAAATGAATGA
- a CDS encoding fasciclin domain-containing protein, which produces MKRKLNFILLLAAAIAFTACKKDKGAYDYENKVNEYDGPVYSYLKAQPSTYDSLLRVVDRISWLKDSLSAPGKFTVFAPTNRSFVLAMLNLNNLRAAQKKPLLNLGNADVSQLETLLSRYIISGRYTTDSLQLTDGVMLDNIKHDYEMHATEINSNAYGFVKGGPKSIMFSDIKYSQYIVEWQRTTTQAVNIFTSNAVVHVLTPSHEFGFSEFTLRLNK; this is translated from the coding sequence ATGAAAAGAAAATTAAATTTCATCCTGCTGCTGGCAGCAGCGATAGCATTTACAGCCTGTAAGAAAGATAAAGGGGCCTACGATTATGAGAATAAGGTAAATGAGTACGATGGGCCTGTTTATAGTTATTTGAAGGCGCAACCAAGCACCTATGATTCCCTGTTAAGGGTGGTCGATCGCATTTCCTGGTTAAAGGATTCCCTAAGTGCGCCAGGTAAATTTACCGTATTCGCACCAACCAACCGCAGCTTTGTCTTGGCCATGCTGAACCTGAATAACCTTCGTGCTGCACAAAAAAAGCCGCTTCTTAACCTCGGTAATGCAGATGTCAGCCAATTGGAAACCTTGTTAAGCAGGTATATCATCAGTGGCAGGTATACAACAGATAGCTTGCAGCTTACGGACGGGGTAATGTTGGACAACATCAAACATGATTATGAAATGCATGCCACAGAGATCAATTCCAATGCATATGGATTTGTAAAGGGCGGGCCAAAATCCATCATGTTCAGTGATATTAAATACTCGCAGTACATTGTAGAGTGGCAACGTACAACCACCCAGGCAGTAAACATCTTTACCAGCAACGCCGTGGTACATGTGCTTACTCCTTCACACGAATTCGGTTTTAGTGAATTTACCCTCAGGCTCAATAAATAA
- a CDS encoding RagB/SusD family nutrient uptake outer membrane protein, which yields MRFNTIINSLRILVGTVMLSMLMSGCNKKLDIDSTHLVNEKNNWQSITDTRSALLGTYGLLRAAMADNNGHWLYGELRNGDFQATSRLDLKAIISSNLNAPYPVVQSLSNWRRFYAVINSASLFIAHAHEVMEKDKQYTEKNYQVDIAQMHALRAFAYFYMTRIWGDVPLIRSANDGTFEQAPRSPKAEVLGYAESELLKAVTDLPYRYGDVNDPIFPGLYYGQSTGAWSGVLLTKISAYAILAHIAAWSERYIDASGYAGFVLNNAGKAGAGFVATPLLTRVDGLFYDKNSFQLFGLPFAWSDREASLDGHIEDLTLAAPLVVKTVPQIFVTDQTILSIFNEDKDQRFSISAETGRAVSDYFTGFGSSNTVFSKIKCIRNASTDGSLGLFSSAIVFTRLEEISLLYAESMAVIGNIQPARDALDQVRIARGLPQYNGPASGLIDAIFKERRRELMGEGWRWYDQVRYNRIKRNNPEFNKLISSDGIFWPISQDVLSRNSSLVQNEYWR from the coding sequence ATGAGGTTCAATACAATAATAAACTCTTTGCGCATCCTTGTAGGGACAGTCATGCTTAGCATGCTGATGTCAGGATGCAATAAAAAGTTGGACATCGATTCAACACACCTGGTAAACGAGAAAAACAATTGGCAGTCCATTACTGATACCCGTTCTGCATTGCTGGGCACCTATGGCCTGTTAAGGGCTGCAATGGCCGATAATAATGGTCACTGGCTGTATGGTGAGCTGCGTAATGGCGATTTTCAGGCCACCTCTCGGCTCGATCTGAAGGCAATTATAAGCAGTAACCTGAATGCACCCTACCCTGTGGTTCAGTCGCTCAGCAACTGGCGCCGGTTTTACGCGGTCATCAACAGTGCCAGCCTTTTCATTGCGCATGCACACGAAGTAATGGAAAAGGACAAACAGTATACCGAGAAAAATTATCAGGTAGATATTGCCCAGATGCATGCCCTGCGTGCTTTTGCCTATTTTTATATGACGCGGATCTGGGGCGATGTCCCGCTGATCAGGTCGGCCAATGACGGCACATTTGAACAGGCCCCGCGCAGTCCGAAAGCAGAAGTTCTTGGTTATGCGGAAAGCGAATTGCTGAAGGCTGTAACTGACCTTCCTTACCGGTATGGAGACGTTAATGACCCGATATTCCCCGGCTTGTATTATGGCCAGTCGACAGGTGCCTGGAGCGGGGTATTGCTTACCAAGATTTCAGCTTATGCCATTCTTGCCCATATTGCCGCCTGGAGCGAACGTTATATTGATGCTTCAGGTTATGCAGGGTTTGTTCTTAACAATGCCGGCAAGGCAGGTGCAGGTTTCGTGGCTACACCATTGCTGACCAGGGTTGATGGTCTGTTTTACGACAAAAACTCCTTTCAGCTGTTCGGATTGCCCTTTGCCTGGAGCGACAGGGAAGCCAGCCTGGATGGACATATCGAAGACCTTACCCTTGCAGCTCCACTGGTGGTAAAAACCGTACCGCAGATATTTGTTACTGACCAAACCATACTTTCGATCTTTAATGAGGATAAGGATCAGCGTTTCTCTATCAGCGCAGAAACAGGCAGGGCGGTGTCTGATTATTTTACCGGATTTGGCAGCTCAAATACCGTTTTTAGTAAAATAAAATGTATTCGCAATGCTTCAACAGATGGTTCGCTTGGGCTTTTCAGTTCTGCGATCGTTTTTACCCGCCTGGAAGAAATATCCCTCCTGTATGCCGAATCGATGGCCGTGATCGGTAATATCCAGCCGGCAAGGGATGCCCTGGACCAGGTTCGTATTGCACGCGGATTGCCACAGTATAACGGGCCTGCCTCAGGTCTTATTGACGCCATCTTTAAAGAACGTAGGCGTGAACTGATGGGTGAGGGCTGGCGCTGGTACGATCAGGTCCGTTACAACAGGATCAAACGCAACAATCCAGAGTTCAATAAACTCATTAGCAGCGATGGCATCTTCTGGCCAATCAGCCAGGATGTGCTGAGCCGTAATTCTTCACTGGTCCAAAACGAATATTGGAGGTAA
- a CDS encoding SusC/RagA family TonB-linked outer membrane protein, whose amino-acid sequence MRNTRINKHRHCQWILVSFLLAGLGFPLSGYGQDARPDSAKDTAARDSGSVKLQRFVSSKNMDSLPVKLLSHVPLSTLQQVLKGNAAGVYVQETTGEPGTSEQSMLIRGLPMPLLSRKDIYQAQPAVYLNGIPLIQDNPFMFDVQRFDYLPIGTATSLLSAIDLDNIETINIIKGGAAAGVYGPRAANGAIFITTKNAREGLSQITFNSYYGMTQKDQVIPANAKNESDFRMPFYQKFASPADFDAYPGYLRDVTNENYYGPSNWTDLYFKNSPVHTLNGSITGGTSRSNFRFFGGNSTNAGNADGTKLDKYTASFFINMLPLKWLTVSSMINANRMERDRNRSFRDRFSEMQYVPDLFSPISPNKLIYGNLLKDYETSSIDRNKNNSIQGYFSLTGKLNNLDIISRIGFDYNEGLRDVFFPSTMLDGNNYVSNYFGYNQRFIVENTVKYIYDINSAQKLNLEAGHSFQADVNKYNYAYGYKGSSDYIRINVVNGDPKNDQYLLPKDFIVYRFTDRQKANLSSLYARATYEYNKDFSITAVARTDGSSNMQPSAKWFFSPVISADYNLKSVWLKNNTVFSKLMLSASWSRIGNLLLTDRFAAGPQYNVDLGWSGSPAFYSYGGFGTLSRPYNQGWVGYDIPWSYVQESNLGIDAGFFDNRLQTRLELYAKNNKRMLLPMPINAESGYTSAYQSGMDVNNSGAELILQAEVLKGRQFNWSSSFNASYNRNKLNALPGGVSEILIGTQKLVVGQAIDKFWVLKTDGVFNSDVDVPVNPQTFQVLNYKGVPFRGGDPRWKDLNGDYTINEADKVALGNYMPKVSGNFSNQFTYGNFGLNFNVYFALGRNIMNQAVANRFDFINRKGQNDISSVDEITFWQTNFDASKYPVYNPWSAVQSYRSDQDIFIENGSYLKLRSASLSYDLSKVNFFNPRKRLQNRFVVYMTATNLFTITPYSGGDPEVASYTGVDTGYGLSMPKTYILGIKVDL is encoded by the coding sequence ATGAGAAATACCCGAATTAACAAACACAGGCATTGTCAATGGATACTTGTGTCTTTTCTTCTTGCAGGTCTTGGTTTTCCGCTAAGCGGATATGGTCAGGATGCCAGGCCTGATTCGGCAAAAGACACTGCAGCCAGGGACTCAGGAAGTGTAAAGCTTCAACGCTTTGTATCCTCAAAAAATATGGATTCATTACCGGTCAAACTATTGAGCCATGTTCCGTTGAGTACCCTGCAGCAGGTATTGAAAGGAAATGCGGCAGGTGTATATGTGCAGGAAACTACCGGTGAGCCGGGAACTTCCGAACAAAGTATGCTGATCCGAGGCCTGCCTATGCCACTGCTGTCCAGAAAAGACATTTACCAGGCACAGCCTGCAGTTTACCTGAATGGCATCCCCTTGATTCAGGATAACCCATTTATGTTTGATGTACAGCGTTTCGACTATTTACCTATTGGGACGGCAACGAGTTTACTGTCGGCCATTGACCTGGACAATATAGAAACCATTAACATCATCAAAGGTGGGGCTGCAGCAGGTGTTTATGGCCCAAGGGCTGCAAACGGAGCTATTTTTATCACTACCAAAAATGCACGTGAAGGGCTGAGCCAGATCACTTTCAACAGCTATTATGGCATGACGCAGAAAGATCAGGTTATACCTGCAAATGCAAAAAATGAGAGCGACTTCAGAATGCCCTTTTATCAAAAGTTTGCTTCACCAGCTGATTTTGATGCCTATCCGGGCTATCTGCGGGATGTGACCAATGAGAACTATTATGGGCCTTCCAACTGGACAGATCTTTATTTTAAAAATAGTCCTGTACATACCCTAAATGGAAGTATTACAGGAGGTACCAGCAGGTCGAATTTCCGTTTTTTTGGTGGAAATTCCACAAATGCCGGCAATGCCGATGGGACAAAGCTTGACAAGTATACGGCTTCCTTCTTCATTAATATGCTGCCTTTAAAGTGGCTTACGGTTTCCAGTATGATCAATGCCAATCGGATGGAACGCGACAGGAACCGTTCGTTTCGTGACCGTTTTTCGGAAATGCAATATGTGCCAGACCTGTTCAGTCCTATTTCTCCGAACAAGCTGATCTATGGCAACCTACTGAAAGATTATGAAACCAGTTCTATCGATAGAAATAAGAACAACTCCATTCAAGGGTATTTTTCCCTTACCGGTAAGTTGAACAACCTGGATATCATTTCTCGTATAGGGTTTGATTATAATGAGGGGCTGCGCGATGTTTTCTTTCCTTCAACCATGCTTGATGGAAATAACTATGTTTCTAATTATTTTGGCTATAATCAGCGCTTTATTGTCGAAAATACGGTAAAATATATTTATGACATCAATTCTGCGCAGAAGTTAAACCTGGAAGCAGGACATTCTTTCCAGGCTGATGTGAACAAATACAATTATGCTTATGGTTATAAAGGCTCGAGCGACTATATCAGGATCAATGTGGTGAACGGCGACCCTAAAAATGACCAGTACCTGCTTCCCAAAGATTTTATTGTTTATCGTTTCACCGATCGTCAGAAAGCAAACCTGAGCTCACTTTATGCCAGGGCTACCTACGAATACAATAAAGATTTCAGTATAACAGCTGTTGCGCGTACCGATGGTTCGTCCAATATGCAGCCTTCGGCTAAGTGGTTCTTCTCGCCGGTCATCAGCGCAGATTATAATCTGAAAAGTGTCTGGTTAAAAAACAATACCGTATTTTCCAAACTCATGCTTTCGGCATCATGGAGCCGCATTGGCAACCTGCTCCTTACCGACCGTTTTGCCGCTGGTCCGCAATATAATGTTGATCTGGGCTGGTCAGGAAGCCCTGCTTTCTATTCTTATGGAGGTTTTGGAACACTATCCAGGCCATATAACCAGGGCTGGGTAGGATATGATATTCCATGGTCTTACGTACAGGAAAGCAATCTGGGCATTGATGCAGGCTTCTTTGATAACCGTTTACAGACAAGGCTTGAGCTTTATGCTAAAAACAACAAGCGTATGTTGCTCCCTATGCCGATAAATGCTGAGTCTGGCTATACTTCTGCCTATCAGAGCGGAATGGATGTCAACAATTCAGGAGCCGAATTGATCCTGCAGGCGGAAGTGCTTAAAGGTCGGCAATTCAATTGGTCCAGCAGTTTTAACGCCAGCTACAACCGGAATAAACTGAACGCACTGCCTGGTGGGGTATCAGAAATCCTTATTGGCACACAAAAACTGGTGGTAGGACAGGCTATAGACAAATTTTGGGTATTAAAGACCGATGGCGTTTTCAACTCGGATGTGGATGTGCCGGTTAATCCGCAGACCTTTCAGGTGTTGAACTACAAGGGGGTGCCATTTCGTGGAGGAGATCCCCGGTGGAAAGATCTGAATGGCGATTACACCATCAATGAGGCCGATAAAGTGGCGCTTGGGAATTACATGCCAAAAGTAAGTGGCAATTTTTCCAACCAGTTCACTTACGGTAATTTTGGTTTGAATTTCAATGTATATTTTGCGCTGGGCCGTAATATCATGAACCAGGCCGTGGCCAACCGTTTTGATTTCATCAACAGGAAGGGGCAAAACGACATCTCATCTGTAGATGAGATCACTTTCTGGCAAACTAATTTCGATGCTTCAAAATATCCGGTGTACAACCCCTGGAGTGCAGTCCAGTCTTACCGTTCTGACCAGGATATATTTATAGAGAATGGCTCTTATCTGAAACTCCGTTCTGCTTCATTGAGCTACGATCTGAGTAAGGTGAACTTTTTTAATCCGAGAAAGCGTCTGCAGAACAGGTTCGTAGTTTACATGACAGCTACCAACCTGTTTACCATCACTCCTTATAGCGGAGGCGACCCGGAAGTAGCGAGTTATACAGGGGTTGATACAGGGTATGGCCTTTCCATGCCTAAAACGTACATATTAGGTATTAAAGTCGATTTATAG
- a CDS encoding hybrid sensor histidine kinase/response regulator transcription factor: MKFARWKIFVFCLSIFAAGTAAMAQLPISFGNLTIENGLSQNSVIAIAQDRAGFLWFGTRQGLNRYDGYQFKIYRNSSSNPNSISGNEAQALLTDAAGQLWVGTPYGLNRYDQEKDAFINITKKNGLSANYIESIYEDADSNLWVGTINGLNLLTDKRKNRFRTFLFNPNKSDAVNRISCIFRDKDKNIWVGTGRGLVCMTFKNGTYTYKVFRHKNGDASSLNSDYVTAIAADQQQNLWIGTDNGIALFNPSGKNFRTFRHNNLDPGSLIHNDVREIRQDDKELLWIGTQEGLSILDPETMKFNNYQHEPEVKGSLSHNSIHSIFQDNAKTMWVGTYFGGVNFAYPIATRFTIYQNSKLRPSISGNVISSIVEDKNGSLWIATEGAGLNYADLKHNVYRNYKTNPDNPNSITSNLIKIMCADRSGNGDLIIGTHYGGLNIFSPATGKFRHIVNVKNDKNVPGTAEIIALLHDSRGTLWVGSMNGLSVLRKKNGFFDWRTSKSPLDKFVHKGRYGVTALFEDREKNLWMGTTAGLYRYNFNTKQLHSFLKNETDSTRLYSDFINCISQSKAGKILIGTYFGGFSIYDPATNHFKSYEEKDGLANDNVLGIIEDDKENLWISTANGLSEFNAGIKKFRNYTKSDGLAGNEFNARSYFKSSRGEIFFGGLNGLSSFYPSNIQTNTFTAPVVFTGLKLFNQPVVVNGPDQLLKEHMMLTRQLIFKHDQNHFTIGFALLNYIKSDKNKYAYKLEGYDKGWNYAETPSATYTNLPSGKYQFKVRGINNDGIPGINLASTIIRIMPPIWASWWAYLIYIFIFSIILFLIVRYLFIRALLKRSEDVQKMKLNFFTYVSHEIRTPLTLILGPLETLSKTTKDNPEINNQILPIRNNAERLMRLITELMDFRKAETGHLKLSVANGDIIGFIKEIFQSFQHLATVHQIQYSFNCEQEEIELYFDWAQLEKVLFNLLSNAFKFTSDKGRISVSASATAEQVIIKVRDNGKGIPYESQNKLFSDFFQVDEPGSSHIGSGIGLALSKSIVEAHGGSIAIESSPASNENPGDTCFTVTLKKGKAHFKASELTGTSEQAGSYQLYTGSLHQSAAVSEKGPKKTGAETILLVEDNPEIRQMLRGYLNTDYEVRESEDGLKGWQTATELLPDLIICDIMMPVMDGLKLCSKLKTDERTSHIPVILLTAKSTHVQQMDGLETGADSYVTKPFSIDLLKLNVRNLLQSRKTMRQKFSQQVTLQPQNVTISSVEHTFMTKMLQYIEDHMGDQDFNIPELAAHIGMSQPVLYKKIRAITDLSVNDFIKTIRLKKAAQLFVQKKYNVSEISYLVGFNDPKYFSREFRKQFGQSPKEYVNALPAAGSVD; this comes from the coding sequence ATGAAATTTGCCAGATGGAAAATCTTCGTTTTTTGTCTTTCCATTTTTGCTGCCGGGACGGCGGCAATGGCCCAGCTACCGATCAGCTTTGGTAACCTGACCATTGAAAACGGACTCTCGCAAAATTCAGTGATCGCCATTGCACAAGACCGCGCAGGTTTTTTATGGTTTGGTACCAGGCAAGGACTGAACAGATATGATGGCTACCAATTTAAAATCTATAGAAACAGTTCCAGCAATCCAAACAGCATTTCGGGCAACGAAGCACAGGCCCTATTAACCGACGCCGCAGGGCAGCTATGGGTAGGCACTCCTTACGGATTGAACAGATATGATCAGGAAAAGGACGCTTTTATTAACATTACAAAAAAAAATGGATTAAGTGCCAATTATATAGAAAGTATTTATGAAGATGCAGACAGCAACCTCTGGGTGGGTACCATCAATGGGTTAAACCTGCTGACAGACAAACGCAAAAACAGGTTCCGGACCTTTCTTTTTAACCCGAACAAATCGGACGCGGTTAACCGCATTTCCTGCATTTTCAGAGATAAGGATAAGAACATCTGGGTTGGTACAGGTAGGGGTTTGGTTTGTATGACCTTTAAAAACGGCACCTATACCTACAAGGTATTCAGGCATAAAAACGGAGATGCCAGCAGCCTTAATTCCGATTATGTAACCGCCATTGCAGCAGATCAGCAGCAGAACCTCTGGATAGGCACAGACAATGGAATTGCCTTGTTTAACCCCTCGGGAAAAAACTTCCGTACCTTCAGGCACAACAACCTCGATCCTGGCTCCCTGATCCACAATGATGTAAGGGAGATAAGGCAAGATGATAAGGAATTGCTATGGATTGGCACGCAGGAAGGGCTAAGCATACTTGACCCTGAAACCATGAAATTCAACAATTATCAGCATGAGCCCGAGGTAAAGGGTAGCCTTAGCCACAACTCCATACACAGCATTTTTCAGGATAATGCAAAAACCATGTGGGTAGGCACTTATTTTGGCGGGGTAAACTTTGCCTATCCTATTGCTACGCGCTTCACAATTTATCAAAACAGCAAACTTCGGCCCAGCATCAGCGGAAATGTGATCAGTTCTATTGTGGAAGACAAAAACGGGAGTCTATGGATTGCTACAGAAGGCGCAGGCCTGAATTATGCCGATCTTAAACATAACGTTTATAGGAATTACAAGACAAATCCCGATAATCCGAACAGCATCACCTCTAACCTCATCAAAATCATGTGTGCAGACCGATCTGGCAACGGCGACCTAATTATCGGAACGCATTATGGGGGATTAAATATCTTTAGTCCTGCAACCGGTAAATTCAGGCATATTGTTAATGTAAAAAACGACAAAAACGTACCCGGAACGGCCGAAATTATTGCCTTGCTACACGACAGCAGGGGCACCCTCTGGGTAGGTTCAATGAACGGTTTATCCGTGCTCCGCAAAAAAAATGGGTTTTTTGATTGGAGAACAAGTAAAAGTCCGCTGGATAAGTTTGTACATAAAGGCAGATATGGGGTAACCGCCCTTTTTGAAGACCGCGAAAAAAACCTTTGGATGGGAACCACTGCGGGGCTGTACCGGTATAATTTTAATACCAAACAATTGCATTCTTTTTTGAAAAACGAAACCGACAGTACCAGGCTGTATTCCGATTTCATCAACTGCATCAGCCAGAGCAAGGCCGGTAAAATCCTTATCGGCACTTATTTTGGCGGCTTTAGCATTTATGATCCGGCTACCAACCATTTCAAATCTTACGAAGAAAAAGATGGTCTGGCCAACGACAATGTATTGGGTATTATTGAAGATGATAAAGAAAATTTATGGATCAGTACAGCGAATGGCTTGTCTGAATTTAATGCAGGCATTAAAAAATTTAGGAATTACACCAAAAGTGATGGTCTGGCGGGCAATGAGTTCAATGCGCGATCGTACTTTAAAAGCAGTCGGGGCGAAATATTTTTTGGAGGGCTAAACGGCCTCAGTTCCTTCTATCCTTCAAATATCCAAACCAATACCTTTACTGCACCAGTGGTCTTTACCGGACTTAAGCTGTTTAACCAGCCTGTAGTTGTAAATGGACCAGACCAGCTATTAAAGGAACACATGATGCTGACACGGCAACTAATCTTTAAACACGACCAGAACCATTTTACCATTGGTTTTGCATTGCTGAACTACATTAAGTCTGACAAGAACAAGTACGCCTACAAGCTGGAGGGCTATGATAAGGGGTGGAATTATGCAGAAACACCAAGCGCGACCTATACCAATTTGCCTTCCGGCAAATATCAGTTCAAAGTAAGAGGCATAAATAACGATGGTATTCCCGGCATTAATCTGGCCAGTACCATCATTCGTATTATGCCCCCGATATGGGCCAGCTGGTGGGCTTACCTGATTTATATCTTTATTTTCTCTATTATCCTGTTCCTGATCGTCCGTTACCTGTTTATACGTGCTCTGCTCAAAAGGTCTGAAGATGTTCAAAAAATGAAACTAAATTTCTTCACCTACGTATCTCATGAAATACGGACCCCGCTTACCCTGATACTCGGCCCGCTTGAAACCTTATCAAAAACCACCAAAGACAATCCAGAGATCAACAATCAGATTCTCCCGATTAGAAATAATGCAGAGCGACTCATGCGACTTATTACAGAACTGATGGATTTTAGAAAAGCGGAAACAGGGCATCTTAAACTAAGCGTCGCCAATGGTGATATCATTGGCTTTATTAAGGAGATCTTCCAATCGTTTCAGCACCTGGCTACCGTACACCAAATCCAGTATAGCTTTAATTGCGAACAGGAAGAAATAGAATTATATTTCGACTGGGCACAGCTGGAAAAAGTGTTGTTTAACCTGCTCTCCAATGCCTTTAAATTTACAAGCGATAAAGGCCGGATTTCTGTGTCTGCTTCAGCTACGGCCGAACAGGTGATTATTAAGGTAAGAGATAACGGGAAAGGGATTCCCTACGAAAGCCAGAATAAACTGTTTAGCGATTTTTTCCAGGTTGACGAACCTGGATCAAGCCATATTGGCTCGGGTATAGGCCTGGCCTTATCCAAAAGCATCGTAGAGGCCCATGGCGGAAGCATAGCTATAGAAAGCAGTCCGGCCAGTAATGAAAACCCTGGTGATACCTGTTTTACCGTAACACTTAAAAAGGGCAAGGCACACTTTAAGGCCAGTGAGCTTACCGGCACTTCGGAACAGGCAGGTAGCTATCAGCTTTACACCGGCTCGTTACACCAGTCGGCAGCAGTTTCTGAAAAAGGGCCTAAAAAAACAGGTGCAGAAACCATACTTCTTGTAGAGGACAATCCGGAAATCCGGCAAATGCTGCGGGGTTATTTAAATACAGATTATGAAGTAAGAGAAAGTGAAGACGGATTAAAGGGCTGGCAAACTGCTACCGAGCTTTTGCCAGACCTCATCATCTGCGACATTATGATGCCGGTAATGGATGGGCTGAAACTGTGTAGCAAACTTAAAACAGATGAACGGACTAGTCATATTCCGGTTATCCTGCTTACTGCAAAATCAACGCATGTACAACAAATGGATGGCCTTGAAACAGGGGCTGACAGTTATGTAACCAAACCCTTTAGCATAGATCTGCTGAAGCTGAATGTACGGAACCTGCTGCAGTCGCGGAAAACCATGCGCCAGAAATTTAGCCAGCAGGTAACCCTACAACCCCAAAATGTTACCATAAGCAGCGTTGAACATACCTTTATGACTAAAATGCTACAGTATATCGAAGATCACATGGGCGATCAGGACTTCAACATTCCAGAATTGGCTGCACACATAGGGATGAGCCAGCCGGTCCTGTATAAAAAAATAAGGGCCATTACTGATCTTTCGGTAAATGACTTTATCAAAACCATCAGGCTCAAAAAAGCGGCCCAGCTGTTTGTGCAGAAAAAATATAATGTTTCAGAAATCTCCTATCTGGTAGGATTCAATGACCCCAAATATTTTAGCCGGGAATTCAGGAAACAATTCGGGCAGAGCCCCAAGGAATACGTGAATGCACTTCCCGCAGCAGGTTCCGTCGATTAA